A DNA window from Eretmochelys imbricata isolate rEreImb1 chromosome 3, rEreImb1.hap1, whole genome shotgun sequence contains the following coding sequences:
- the FEZ2 gene encoding fasciculation and elongation protein zeta-2, whose amino-acid sequence MAAASQRDPGDWQDFSGFQPPAGSSPEPARDGGTWGPGDLGDKLLLCFKPPPPRDGGSESRVPLQPLSEQSALREDEIWNALTDNYGNVMPVDWKSSHTRALHMPTLNLSERGLNENLNLDLSDDEELREQLDMHSIIVSCISDEPLFTAEQVIEEIEEMMQESPDPEDEETPTQSDRLSILSQEIQTLKRSSTNNGYEERVQKLSVAELNELLEEIEAAIKDYSEELVQQLALRDELEFEKEVKNSFISVLIEVQNKQREHKETVKKKKKLKNGSPQNGKQERGHMPGTYLTTVIPYEKKSGPPGVEDLQTLTKILYAMKEDSEKVPSLLTDYILKVLCPT is encoded by the exons ATGGCGGCTGCCTCGCAGCGGGACCCCGGGGACTGGCAGGATTTCTCCGGCTTCCAGCCCCCCGCAGGGAGCAGCCCCGAGCCGGCCCGGGACGGGGGCACCTGGGGGCCCGGAGACCTGGGGGACAAGCTGCTCCTCTGCTTCAAGCCCCCCCCACCTCGGGACGGCGGCAGCGAGAGCCGCGTCCCGCTGCAGCCCCTCAGCGAGCAGAGCGCCCTACGGGAAGAcga GATTTGGAATGCTTTGACTGATAATTATGGTAATGTAATGCCAGTTGATTGGAAGTCCTCCCACACCAGAGCTTTGCATATGCCAACACTGAATCTCTCAGAAAGAGGG TTAAATGAAAATTTGAACCTTGACCTGTCAGATGATGAAGAGCTTAGAGAACAGCTGGATATGCACTCTATCATAGTTTCCTGCATCAGTGATGAACCACTGTTCACAGCAGAGCAG GTGATTGAAGAAATAGAGGAAATGATGCAGGAATCACCTGACCCAGAAGACGAAGAAACACCCACTCAGTCAGACCGGCTCTCCATACTTTCCCAGGAAATTCAAACACTCAAGAGGTCAAGTACAAACAACGGTTATGAAGAGA gaGTACAAAAACTGTCTGTTGCTGAACTAAATGAACTACTAGAAGAAATTGAGGCTGCCATTAAGGATTATTCTGAGGAGCTGGTGCAGCAGTTGGCTCTAAGGGATGAGCTGGAGTTTGAAAAGGAAGTGAAAAATAGCTTCATATCTGTCCTCATCGAAGTACAAAACAAacagagagaacacaaagaaacagtgaagaagaagaaaaagctgAAAAATGGTAGTCCTCAGAATGGCAAACAAGAAAGAGGTCATATGCCTGGAACA TACTTAACAACAGTCATTCCTTATGAGAAGAAAAGTGGACCACCCGGTGTTGAAGATCTACAAACATTAACCAAAA